Proteins from a single region of Hordeum vulgare subsp. vulgare chromosome 6H, MorexV3_pseudomolecules_assembly, whole genome shotgun sequence:
- the LOC123401387 gene encoding uncharacterized protein LOC123401387, whose translation MTSQVAATLPPLLPTPAHCLLLAPPPAVYTARVELDSKKQQPGRASMSRSWIRDKVDLPGRASGSSSWITDKTLRRAETLDGGVERLGRVGTPREKWKRPASRAPSIDRCEKKLRPPTEMLTHSEASLIAGPVASVDWSEKKTTPLTDRSEQKPKPLAKMEATSEASFFAGPTFILSPDPSELPMPTFLYKQAQGH comes from the coding sequence ATGACTAGCCAGGTCGCCGCGACTCTGCCGCCGTTGCTTCCTACCCCGGCGCACTGCCTCCTCCTCGCGCCTCCTCCGGCGGTGTACACGGCTCGTGTGGAGTTGGACAGCAAGAAGCAGCAGCCTGGACGTGCCTCGATGAGCCGAAGTTGGATCAGAGACAAGGTCGACCTTCCTGGGCGTGCTTCTGGGAGCTCCAGCTGGATCACTGACAAGACCCTCCGCCGGGCCGAGACTTTGGACGGCGGCGTCGAGCGCCTCGGCCGCGTGGGGACGCCGAGGGAAAAGTGGAAGAGGCCGGCGAGCCGTGCGCCATCCATTGATCGGTGTGAGAAGAAGCTGAGGCCTCCGACTGAGATGCTGACACACTCGGAGGCATCACTCATCGCTGGCCCTGTGGCGTCGGTCGACTGGTCGGAGAAGAAGACGACGCCTCTGACAGACCGGTCCGAGCAGAAGCCGAAGCCCTTGGCTAAGATGGAGGCAACCTCGGAGGCATCATTCTTCGCTGGCCCGACATTCATCCTGTCGCCAGACCCGAGCGAGCTGCCCATGCCAACCTTCCTCTATAAGCAAGCACAAGGCCACTAA